The following coding sequences are from one Streptococcus mitis window:
- a CDS encoding ISL3 family transposase, whose product MEQLHFITKLLDIKDPNVQIMDVVNRDTHKEIIAKLDYEAPSCPECGSQMKKYDFQKPSKIPYLETTGMATRILLRKRRFKCYQCSKMIVAETSLVKKNHQIPRIINQKIAQKLIEKISMTDIAHQLAISTSTVIRKLNDFRFKHDFSSLPEIMSWDEYAFTKGKMSFIAQDFEKLNIITVLEGRTQAVIRNHFLKYDRVVRCQVKIITMDMFSPYYDLAKQLFPCAKIVLDRFHIVQHLSRAMSRVRVQIMNQFERKSHEYKAIKRYWKLIQQDSRKLSDKRFYRPTFRMHLTNKEILDKLLSYSEDLKHHYNLYQLLLFHFQNKEPDKFFGLIEDNLKQVHPLFQTVFKTFLKYKEKIVNALQLPYSNAKLEATNNLIKLIKRNAFGFRNFENFKKRIFIALNIKKERTNFVLSRS is encoded by the coding sequence ATGGAACAATTACATTTTATCACAAAACTACTCGATATCAAAGACCCTAATGTCCAAATTATGGATGTTGTTAATAGAGATACCCACAAGGAAATCATCGCCAAACTGGATTATGAGGCCCCATCTTGTCCTGAATGTGGAAGTCAAATGAAGAAATATGATTTTCAAAAACCATCTAAGATTCCTTACCTTGAAACAACTGGTATGGCTACTAGAATTCTCCTTAGAAAGCGTCGTTTTAAGTGCTATCAGTGTTCAAAAATGATAGTCGCTGAGACTTCTCTCGTCAAGAAAAATCACCAAATTCCTCGTATCATCAACCAAAAAATTGCGCAAAAGTTGATTGAGAAGATTTCTATGACCGATATTGCTCATCAGCTGGCCATTTCAACTTCAACTGTCATTCGCAAGCTCAATGACTTCCGTTTTAAGCATGATTTTTCTAGCCTTCCTGAGATTATGTCTTGGGACGAGTATGCCTTCACTAAGGGAAAAATGAGTTTCATTGCTCAGGACTTTGAAAAACTCAATATCATAACTGTTCTTGAGGGTAGAACACAGGCTGTCATCCGAAATCACTTTCTTAAATATGATAGAGTCGTTCGTTGTCAGGTGAAAATCATTACTATGGATATGTTTAGCCCTTACTATGACTTGGCTAAACAGCTTTTTCCGTGTGCTAAAATCGTTCTAGATCGTTTCCATATTGTACAACATTTAAGCCGTGCTATGAGTCGTGTGCGTGTCCAAATCATGAATCAGTTTGAACGAAAATCTCATGAATACAAGGCTATCAAGCGATACTGGAAACTCATCCAACAAGATAGTCGGAAACTCAGCGATAAACGTTTTTATCGCCCTACTTTCCGTATGCACTTGACGAATAAAGAGATTCTAGACAAGCTTTTGAGCTATTCAGAAGACTTGAAACACCACTATAATCTCTATCAGCTCTTACTCTTTCACTTTCAGAACAAGGAGCCAGACAAATTTTTCGGACTCATTGAGGACAATCTAAAGCAGGTTCATCCTCTTTTTCAGACTGTCTTTAAAACCTTCCTCAAGTATAAAGAAAAGATTGTCAATGCTCTTCAACTACCCTACTCCAACGCCAAATTGGAGGCCACCAATAATCTCATTAAACTCATCAAACGCAATGCCTTTGGTTTTCGGAACTTTGAAAACTTCAAAAAACGAATTTTCATCGCTCTCAATATCAAAAAAGAAAGGACGAATTTCGTCCTTTCTCGATCTTAG
- the pgdA gene encoding peptidoglycan-N-acetylglucosamine deacetylase PgdA — MDKSRAKRVEHDKKRIGLIALVAIFSVSICVLGSMIGYKVYTKQSFEQKIESLKNDKDNQLSEGNQKDHFRKGQAEVIAYYPLQGEQVISSIKGIMTQDIKDNLEDKENLVFYYTEKQDSTLKGIVNRSVMKQVYDLTSSKVEETEKTSLAKVHLTEDGKPFTLDQLFSDPSKAKEQLLKEITTFLQDKKLEQEKIDQVVKGFSDQDLSAWNFDYKDSQIILYPSQSVENLDEIALPVSSFFEVIQSSYLLDKDAELYKAYYEKKNRKVVALTFDDGPNPATTNQALDTLSKYGIKATFFVLGKNVSGNEEILKRMKSDGHAIGNHSWSHPVLSKLSLDEAKKQITDTEDALTKVLGSSSKLMRPPYGAITDDIRNSLDLSFIMWDVDSLDWKSKNEASILTEIQREVKNGSIILMHDIHAETVNALPKVIDYLKGQGYDFVTVPDLLDSRLKAHQLYYDRDQ, encoded by the coding sequence ATGGATAAAAGTAGAGCAAAACGTGTTGAGCACGATAAAAAGAGAATCGGTTTAATAGCCCTGGTAGCTATCTTTTCGGTAAGTATTTGTGTCCTTGGTTCAATGATTGGATACAAAGTATATACAAAGCAAAGTTTCGAACAAAAAATTGAGTCTTTAAAAAATGATAAAGATAATCAATTGAGTGAGGGAAATCAGAAAGATCATTTTCGTAAGGGACAAGCCGAAGTAATTGCCTATTATCCTCTCCAAGGGGAGCAAGTGATTTCGTCTATAAAGGGAATCATGACACAGGATATTAAAGACAATCTAGAGGATAAGGAAAATCTGGTTTTTTATTATACGGAGAAACAGGATTCGACTTTAAAAGGGATTGTCAACCGAAGTGTGATGAAACAAGTCTATGATTTAACTTCGTCAAAAGTTGAAGAGACTGAAAAAACTAGTCTGGCAAAAGTACATTTGACAGAAGATGGTAAACCTTTTACACTTGATCAATTATTTTCAGATCCTAGTAAAGCCAAAGAGCAGTTGTTAAAAGAAATCACCACTTTCTTACAGGATAAGAAATTGGAGCAAGAAAAGATTGATCAAGTTGTTAAAGGCTTCTCTGACCAAGACTTGTCTGCATGGAATTTTGATTACAAGGATAGTCAGATTATCCTTTATCCAAGTCAGTCAGTTGAAAATCTAGATGAGATTGCCTTGCCGGTATCAAGTTTCTTTGAGGTTATTCAGTCCTCTTATTTATTAGATAAGGACGCAGAACTATATAAGGCTTATTATGAAAAGAAAAATCGTAAAGTAGTAGCCTTGACTTTTGATGATGGACCAAATCCTGCAACGACAAATCAAGCATTAGATACACTTTCTAAGTATGGTATCAAGGCAACTTTCTTTGTTTTAGGTAAGAATGTTTCTGGAAATGAAGAGATTTTGAAACGTATGAAATCGGATGGCCATGCTATTGGAAACCATAGTTGGAGTCATCCAGTGCTTTCAAAACTTTCCCTTGATGAAGCTAAAAAACAAATTACTGATACTGAGGATGCGCTAACTAAAGTGTTGGGTTCTAGTTCCAAACTCATGCGTCCGCCTTATGGAGCCATTACAGACGACATTCGCAATAGCTTAGATTTGAGCTTTATTATGTGGGATGTAGATAGTCTGGACTGGAAGAGTAAAAATGAAGCATCTATTTTGACAGAAATTCAGCGTGAAGTTAAGAATGGTTCTATTATTCTCATGCATGATATCCATGCTGAAACAGTGAATGCTTTACCAAAGGTCATTGACTATTTGAAAGGTCAGGGTTATGACTTTGTGACCGTACCAGATTTGTTAGATTCTCGTCTTAAAGCTCACCAGCTTTACTACGACCGTGATCAATAA
- a CDS encoding aldo/keto reductase translates to MKSYILNNDVTIPVLGFGTWKAENGEIAYQAVLDALKAGYRHIDTAAIYKNEESVGRAIQDSGVPREEIFVTSKLWNTNHNYEQARQAFEESLEKLGLGYLDLYLIHWPNPKPLRENNHWKIRNSEVWRAMEDLYLEGKIRAIGVSNFLPHHLDALLETAKILPAVNQVRLAPGVYQEEVVDYCREKEILLEAWGPFGQGELFDSKEVQEIATNHGKSVAQIALAWSLAEGFLPLPKSVTASRIQANLDCFGIELNHEERETLKTIAVQSGAPRVDDMDF, encoded by the coding sequence ATGAAATCTTATATTTTAAACAATGACGTTACAATTCCAGTTCTAGGATTTGGAACCTGGAAAGCTGAAAATGGAGAGATTGCCTATCAAGCTGTTCTAGATGCTTTAAAGGCAGGCTATCGCCATATCGATACGGCAGCTATTTATAAAAATGAAGAAAGCGTTGGTCGTGCTATTCAAGATAGTGGCGTTCCGCGTGAGGAAATTTTTGTAACCAGTAAACTCTGGAATACAAATCACAACTATGAGCAAGCTCGTCAGGCTTTTGAAGAGTCTTTAGAGAAGCTGGGCTTGGGATATTTGGATTTGTATTTGATTCATTGGCCAAATCCAAAACCGCTCAGAGAAAATAACCACTGGAAAATTCGAAATTCAGAAGTTTGGAGAGCGATGGAGGATCTTTACCTAGAAGGCAAAATCCGTGCTATCGGTGTTAGTAATTTTCTTCCCCATCATTTGGATGCCTTGCTTGAAACAGCAAAAATTCTTCCAGCGGTCAATCAAGTTCGTTTGGCTCCAGGTGTGTATCAAGAGGAAGTCGTAGATTACTGTCGAGAAAAAGAAATTTTATTGGAAGCTTGGGGACCTTTTGGTCAGGGAGAACTGTTTGATAGCAAGGAAGTCCAAGAAATCGCAACAAATCACGGAAAGTCTGTTGCTCAGATAGCCTTGGCATGGAGCTTAGCAGAAGGATTTTTACCACTTCCGAAATCTGTCACAGCGTCTCGTATTCAGGCTAATCTTGATTGTTTCGGAATTGAGCTGAATCATGAGGAACGTGAAACCTTAAAAACAATTGCTGTTCAGTCTGGTGCTCCACGAGTTGATGATATGGATTTCTAG
- a CDS encoding elongation factor Tu, giving the protein MENLYLVKDDSQLAAFREFVVRNTEKLKDYQSFLKNELAVCDLPQAVIWSSFNAATQIIRESAVPAYTNNRRIVMTPDLAVWKELYLYQLMDYECSQQTQAIESHYHSLSENFLLQIVGHELAHWSEYFLDDFDGYDSYIWFEEGMVEYISRKYFLTEEEFQAEKICNQSLVELFQKKYGWHSLNDFGSSTYDKNYASIFYEYWRSFLTIDKLVENLGSVQAVFDSYHLWANTDKTLPLLNWFVQQKLIEKEI; this is encoded by the coding sequence GTGGAAAACCTTTATCTTGTAAAAGACGATAGTCAACTAGCTGCATTTCGTGAGTTTGTAGTAAGAAATACTGAAAAGTTGAAAGATTATCAATCTTTTTTAAAGAATGAACTTGCAGTCTGTGATTTACCGCAAGCCGTTATTTGGTCAAGTTTTAATGCTGCTACACAGATTATTAGGGAAAGTGCTGTTCCAGCCTATACAAATAATAGACGAATAGTTATGACGCCTGATTTAGCTGTTTGGAAAGAGTTGTATTTGTATCAGTTGATGGACTACGAGTGTTCTCAGCAAACTCAAGCAATAGAAAGTCACTATCATTCTTTATCTGAAAATTTCCTCTTACAGATTGTAGGACATGAGTTAGCTCATTGGTCGGAGTATTTTTTAGATGATTTTGATGGTTACGACTCTTATATCTGGTTCGAAGAGGGTATGGTTGAATATATTAGTCGCAAGTATTTCTTGACAGAAGAGGAATTTCAAGCGGAAAAAATTTGTAATCAATCTCTTGTAGAACTTTTTCAGAAGAAGTATGGTTGGCATTCATTGAATGATTTTGGTTCTTCGACTTATGATAAGAACTATGCAAGTATTTTTTACGAATACTGGCGTAGTTTTTTGACAATAGATAAGTTGGTAGAAAATCTAGGTAGTGTACAAGCGGTCTTCGATTCTTATCATTTATGGGCAAATACAGATAAAACTCTTCCCTTGTTAAATTGGTTTGTTCAGCAGAAATTAATTGAAAAAGAAATATAA
- the glyQ gene encoding glycine--tRNA ligase subunit alpha yields the protein MSKKLTFQEIILTLQQFWNDQGCMLMQAYDNEKGAGTMSPYTFLRAIGPEPWNAAYVEPSRRPADGRYGENPNRLYQHHQFQVVMKPSPSNIQELYLESLEKLGINPLEHDIRFVEDNWENPSTGSAGLGWEVWLDGMEITQFTYFQQVGGLATGPVTAEVTYGLERLASYIQEVDSVYDIEWADGVKYGEIFIQPEYEHSKYSFEISDQEMLLENFDKFEKEAGRALEEGLVHPAYDYVLKCSHTFNLLDARGAVSVTERAGYIARIRNLARVVAKTFVAERKRLGYPLLDEETRAKLLAEDAE from the coding sequence ATGTCTAAGAAATTAACATTTCAAGAAATTATTTTGACTTTGCAACAATTTTGGAATGATCAAGGTTGTATGCTTATGCAGGCTTATGACAACGAAAAAGGTGCGGGAACAATGAGTCCTTACACTTTCCTTCGTGCTATCGGACCTGAGCCATGGAATGCGGCTTATGTAGAGCCATCACGTCGTCCTGCTGACGGTCGTTACGGGGAAAACCCTAATCGTCTCTACCAACACCACCAATTCCAGGTGGTTATGAAACCTTCTCCATCAAACATCCAAGAACTTTACCTTGAGTCTTTGGAAAAATTGGGAATCAATCCTTTGGAACATGATATTCGTTTCGTTGAGGATAACTGGGAAAATCCATCTACTGGTTCAGCTGGTCTTGGATGGGAAGTTTGGCTTGACGGTATGGAAATCACTCAGTTCACTTACTTCCAACAAGTAGGTGGATTGGCAACTGGCCCTGTGACTGCGGAAGTTACCTATGGTTTGGAGCGTTTGGCTTCTTACATTCAAGAAGTAGACTCTGTCTATGATATCGAGTGGGCTGATGGTGTAAAATACGGAGAAATCTTTATCCAGCCTGAGTATGAGCACTCAAAATATTCATTTGAAATTTCAGATCAAGAAATGTTGCTGGAAAACTTTGATAAGTTTGAAAAAGAAGCTGGTCGTGCCTTGGAAGAAGGATTAGTGCACCCTGCCTATGACTATGTTCTCAAATGTTCACATACCTTTAACCTGCTTGATGCGCGTGGTGCCGTATCTGTAACAGAGCGCGCAGGCTATATCGCTCGTATCCGTAACTTGGCCCGTGTCGTAGCCAAAACCTTTGTCGCAGAACGAAAACGCCTAGGCTACCCACTTTTGGATGAAGAAACAAGAGCTAAACTCCTAGCAGAAGACGCGGAATAA
- the glyS gene encoding glycine--tRNA ligase subunit beta: MTKNLLVELGLEELPAYVVTPSEKQLGEKMAVFLKENRLSFEAIQTFSTPRRLAVRVTGLADKQSDLTEDFKGPAKKIALDSDGNFTKAAQGFVRGKGLTVEDIEFREIKGEEYVYVTKEEIGQAVEAIVPGVVDVLKSLTFPVSMHWAGNSFEYIRPVHTLTVLLDEQEFDLDFLDIKGGRVSRGHRFLGKETKIQSALSYEEDLRAQFVIADPREREQMIVDQIKAIEAEHSVRIEIDADLLNEVLNLVEYPTAFMGSFDAKYLEVPEEVLVTSMKEHQRYFVVRDQDGKLLPNFISVRNGNAEHLENVIKGNEKVLVARLEDGEFFWREDQKLVISDLVEKLNNVTFHEKIGSLREHMIRTGQIAILLAEKAGLSADETIDLARAAAIYKFDLLTGMVGEFDELQGIMGEKYALLAGETPAVAVAIREHYMPTSAEGELPESKVGAVLAIADKLDTILSFFSVGLIPSGSNDPYALRRATQGVVRILDAFGWHIAMDELIDSLYALKFDSLTYENKTEVMEFIKARVDKMMGSTPKDIKEAVLAGSNFVVADMLEAASALVEASKGEDFKPSVESLSRAFNLAEKAEGVATVDSALFENDQEKALAEAVESLILSGSASQQLNQLFALSPVIDAFFENTMVMAENEAVRQNRLAILSQLTKKAAKLARFNQINTK, encoded by the coding sequence ATGACAAAAAACTTATTAGTAGAACTCGGTCTTGAAGAATTACCAGCCTACGTAGTAACACCAAGTGAAAAACAACTAGGCGAAAAAATGGCAGTCTTCCTCAAGGAAAACCGCCTGTCTTTTGAAGCTATTCAGACCTTCTCAACACCACGTCGTTTGGCTGTTCGTGTAACTGGTCTTGCAGACAAACAGTCTGATTTGACAGAAGATTTCAAGGGGCCAGCAAAGAAAATTGCCTTGGATAGTGATGGAAACTTCACCAAAGCAGCTCAAGGATTTGTCCGTGGAAAAGGATTGACTGTTGAAGATATCGAATTCCGTGAAATCAAGGGTGAAGAATATGTCTATGTCACTAAGGAAGAAATTGGTCAAGCAGTTGAAGCCATTGTTCCTGGTGTTGTAGATGTCTTGAAGTCACTGACTTTCCCTGTCAGCATGCACTGGGCTGGAAATAGTTTTGAATACATCCGCCCTGTTCACACCTTAACTGTTCTCTTGGATGAGCAAGAGTTTGATTTGGATTTCCTTGATATCAAGGGAGGTCGTGTGAGCCGTGGTCATCGTTTCTTGGGGAAAGAAACCAAAATTCAGTCAGCATTGAGCTATGAAGAAGATCTTCGTGCACAATTTGTAATAGCAGATCCACGTGAACGAGAGCAAATGATTGTTGACCAAATCAAAGCAATCGAAGCTGAGCATAGTGTACGCATCGAGATTGATGCTGACTTGCTTAATGAAGTCTTGAACTTGGTTGAATACCCAACTGCCTTTATGGGAAGTTTTGATGCCAAATACCTTGAAGTTCCAGAAGAAGTTTTGGTGACTTCAATGAAAGAACACCAACGTTACTTTGTTGTTCGTGATCAAGATGGTAAACTATTGCCAAACTTTATTTCTGTCCGTAACGGAAATGCAGAGCATTTGGAAAATGTCATTAAAGGAAATGAAAAAGTCTTGGTAGCCCGCTTGGAAGACGGTGAATTCTTCTGGCGTGAAGACCAAAAATTGGTCATTTCAGATCTTGTTGAAAAATTAAACAATGTGACTTTCCATGAGAAAATTGGTTCCCTTCGTGAACACATGATTCGTACTGGTCAGATTGCTATTCTCTTGGCAGAAAAAGCAGGATTGTCAGCGGATGAAACGATTGATCTAGCCCGTGCAGCAGCCATTTACAAGTTTGACTTGTTGACAGGTATGGTTGGTGAATTTGACGAGCTCCAAGGAATTATGGGGGAGAAATATGCCCTTCTTGCTGGTGAAACTCCAGCAGTGGCAGTTGCTATTCGTGAACACTACATGCCTACATCAGCTGAAGGAGAACTTCCAGAGAGCAAGGTCGGTGCAGTGCTTGCCATTGCAGATAAATTGGATACGATATTGAGTTTCTTCTCAGTAGGCTTGATTCCATCAGGTTCTAATGACCCTTATGCCCTTCGTCGTGCGACCCAAGGTGTGGTTCGTATCTTGGATGCCTTTGGTTGGCACATTGCTATGGATGAGTTGATTGATAGCCTTTATGCTTTGAAATTTGACAGTTTGACTTATGAAAATAAGACAGAGGTTATGGAATTTATCAAGGCTCGTGTTGATAAGATGATGGGCTCTACTCCAAAAGATATTAAGGAAGCCGTTCTTGCAGGGTCAAACTTTGTTGTGGCGGATATGTTGGAAGCAGCAAGTGCTCTTGTAGAAGCAAGCAAGGGAGAAGACTTTAAACCATCTGTTGAATCACTTTCTCGTGCCTTTAACTTGGCTGAGAAGGCAGAAGGAGTTGCTACAGTTGATTCAGCACTTTTTGAAAATGACCAAGAAAAAGCTTTGGCGGAAGCAGTAGAATCACTTATTTTATCAGGATCCGCAAGTCAGCAATTGAACCAACTCTTTGCTCTTAGCCCAGTCATTGATGCATTCTTTGAGAATACCATGGTTATGGCTGAAAATGAAGCAGTCCGTCAAAATCGTTTGGCAATCTTGTCACAACTAACCAAGAAAGCAGCTAAGCTCGCTCGTTTTAACCAAATCAATACTAAATAA
- a CDS encoding DUF896 family protein, giving the protein MDPKKIARINELAKKKKTEGLTSAEKVEQAKLREEYIEGYRRSVRHHIEGIKIVDEEGNDVTPEKLRQVQREKGLHGRSLDDPNS; this is encoded by the coding sequence ATGGATCCGAAAAAAATCGCTCGTATCAACGAGCTTGCCAAAAAGAAAAAAACAGAAGGCTTAACTTCTGCTGAAAAAGTGGAACAAGCTAAACTTCGTGAGGAGTATATCGAAGGCTATCGTCGCTCTGTTCGTCACCACATTGAAGGGATCAAAATTGTGGACGAAGAAGGAAACGATGTTACACCAGAGAAACTACGTCAAGTCCAACGTGAAAAAGGATTACATGGTCGTAGTCTCGACGACCCAAATTCATAA
- a CDS encoding NAD(P)H-dependent oxidoreductase: protein MKFVGLVGSNYDQSYNRKLLEFIRRHFKLKFELEVLEIDEVPMFNQDEKWDESFQLRLLYNRITRADGVIIATPEHNHTISASLKSVLEWLSYEVHPFENKPVMIVGASYYDQGTSRAQVHLRKILDAPGVNAYTLPGNEFLLGKAKEAFDVNGNITNEGTVNFLETCLDNFVKYVGVVSKLKKPKPIAPEDLYCTNSIATTIQGVDPDDPEWVEKAAELVGAVSGDTYVKLDHGILTVNQIDMFLKAMPFELTFADDNNQFLYFNNAHQDPDTMFGKRVRAQSGNRLGTVHGTLPDSRMKNVEWVVGVLRNGDQEYVRTIVPGTPEGVINTHNYQAMYYPDGSYAGINEIIFNFQPWLDWYLNTTGQRLVGGNAAAPAGGHGSADATSGASDSGDAGGHGGGADATSGASN, encoded by the coding sequence ATGAAATTTGTTGGACTTGTAGGATCAAACTACGATCAATCATATAACCGTAAACTCTTGGAATTCATCCGTCGTCACTTCAAACTCAAATTTGAATTAGAAGTTCTCGAAATTGACGAAGTTCCAATGTTCAACCAAGACGAAAAATGGGATGAAAGTTTCCAATTACGTCTCTTGTATAACAGAATTACTCGTGCTGATGGTGTTATCATTGCTACTCCTGAGCATAACCACACAATCTCAGCTTCTCTTAAATCAGTTCTTGAATGGCTTTCATACGAAGTTCATCCATTTGAAAACAAGCCAGTCATGATTGTGGGTGCTTCTTACTACGACCAAGGTACTTCTCGTGCCCAAGTTCACCTTCGTAAGATTCTTGATGCCCCAGGTGTCAATGCCTACACACTTCCAGGAAATGAATTCCTTCTCGGTAAAGCTAAAGAAGCTTTTGATGTTAATGGAAATATCACAAATGAAGGAACTGTTAATTTCCTTGAAACATGCTTGGACAACTTTGTAAAATATGTGGGAGTCGTTTCAAAATTGAAAAAACCAAAACCAATTGCACCAGAAGATTTATATTGTACAAATTCAATTGCAACTACAATTCAAGGTGTTGATCCAGACGATCCTGAATGGGTAGAAAAAGCAGCTGAACTTGTTGGAGCTGTTTCTGGTGATACTTACGTTAAATTAGACCACGGTATCTTGACAGTTAACCAAATTGACATGTTCTTGAAGGCAATGCCATTTGAATTAACATTTGCAGATGATAATAATCAATTCTTGTACTTTAATAACGCACACCAAGACCCAGATACAATGTTTGGTAAACGTGTCCGTGCTCAATCAGGAAACAGATTAGGAACAGTACACGGTACATTGCCAGATTCTAGAATGAAAAACGTTGAATGGGTTGTCGGCGTATTGCGTAATGGGGACCAAGAATATGTCCGTACAATTGTACCAGGAACACCAGAAGGCGTTATTAATACCCATAATTACCAAGCAATGTATTACCCAGATGGTTCATATGCTGGAATCAATGAGATTATCTTTAATTTCCAACCATGGCTTGACTGGTACCTCAATACGACTGGTCAACGTCTAGTCGGTGGAAATGCTGCAGCTCCTGCTGGAGGACATGGCAGTGCAGATGCCACATCTGGAGCTTCAGATTCAGGTGATGCTGGAGGCCACGGTGGTGGCGCAGACGCTACATCTGGCGCAAGTAACTAA
- a CDS encoding NADPH-dependent FMN reductase has translation MLKLIAIVGTNSKRSTNRQLLQYMQKHFAEKAEIELVEIKDIPVFNKPADKQVPAEILEIAAKIEEADGVIIGTPEYDHSIPAVLMSALAWLSYGIYPLLNKPIMITGASYGTLGSSRAQLQLRQILNAPEIKASVLPDEFLLSHSLQAFNPSGDLVDLDVIKKLDATFDDFRIFVKITEKLRNAQALLRKDAEDFDWENL, from the coding sequence ATGTTAAAACTTATTGCTATTGTTGGAACAAATTCAAAACGTTCTACAAACCGCCAATTGCTTCAATACATGCAAAAACACTTTGCTGAAAAAGCTGAAATTGAACTTGTTGAAATTAAAGACATTCCTGTCTTCAATAAACCAGCTGACAAGCAAGTACCTGCTGAAATTCTAGAAATAGCTGCTAAAATTGAAGAGGCAGATGGCGTTATTATCGGTACTCCTGAGTATGACCACTCTATCCCAGCTGTTTTGATGAGCGCTCTTGCTTGGTTGTCATACGGTATTTACCCACTTTTGAACAAACCAATCATGATTACTGGTGCTTCTTACGGTACGCTTGGTTCATCACGTGCCCAATTACAACTTCGCCAAATCTTGAATGCTCCAGAAATTAAAGCAAGTGTCCTTCCAGATGAATTCTTGCTTTCACATTCTCTTCAAGCCTTCAACCCAAGTGGAGACCTAGTGGATCTTGATGTTATCAAAAAACTGGATGCTACTTTTGACGACTTCCGTATCTTTGTAAAAATCACAGAAAAATTGCGTAACGCACAAGCACTACTTCGCAAAGATGCCGAAGACTTTGACTGGGAAAATTTGTAA